TCGAGGGTCCGTTCGACCTGCTGCTGCAGCTGATCTTCGCGCACCGGCTCGACGTCACCGAGGTGGCGCTGCACCAGGTCACCGACGACTTCATCGCCTACACCCGTGACGTCGGCGCGCAGCTGGAGCTCGAAGAGACCACCGCCTTTCTGGTGATCGCCGCGACGCTGCTCGACCTCAAGGCGGCCCGGCTGCTGCCGGCCGGTCAGGTCGACGACGAAGAAGACCTGGCATTGCTCGAGGTCCGCGACCTGCTGTTTGCGCGGCTGCTGCAATACCGGGCGTTCAAGCACGTCGCGCAGATGTTCGCCGAGCTCGAGGCCGCCGCGTTGCGAAGCTACCCGCGCGCGGTTGCGCTCGAGGACGGGTACGCCAACCTGCTTCCCGAAGTGATGCTGGGTGTCGACGCCGAGTCTTTTGCCCAAATCGCGGCGGCCGCGTTCACCCCGCGTCCGGTCCCGGTGGTGGGCCTCGAACACCTGCATCAGGTGATGGTGTCGGTGCCCGAGCAGGCCGGTGTGGTGTTGCGGCTGTTGGAGGCCCGCGGCACGGGGCAGTGGGCTTCGTTCACCGAACTGGTCGCCGACTGCTCGATGCCGATCGAGATCGTCGGGCGCTTTCTGGCGCTGCTCGAACTGTATCGGGCCAGGGCGGTAGCATTTGAGCAGTCAGAACCACTTGGTGTGCTCCAGGTGTCGTGGACGGGGGAACGTCCCACCAATGAAGACCTGGTGAAAGCAGAATCGGCCGAGTAGTGCGAGACGAATTGATGAGTGACCACATGCCCGACTCCGAAGTGGCGGAGGATTTCGAGGCACCTGAGGCACCTGAGGCTGCCGACGCGGTGGAAGACCACGACGGCGCGGAGGAATCCGCCGGCCCGTTGGGCTCCAATCTGGGGATCGACGTTGCCCTGGCACCCGAACTCGAGGATGCCGAGCTGGGATCGGTGCTCGAGGCCCTGCTGCTGGTGGTGGACACCCCGGTGGCCGTGGAGGCGCTGGCGGCCGCCACCGATCAACCGGTCTACCGGATCACCGCCAAGCTGCGGACGATGGCCGAGGAGTTCACGCAGCGCGACAGCGGCATCGACCTGCGTGAGGCCGGCGGCGGCTGGCGGCTGTACACCCGCGCCCGCTTCGCGCCGTACGTGGAGCGGCTGTTGCTCGACGGCGCCCGGTCCAAACTGACCCGCGCCGCGCTGGAGACGCTCGCCGTTGTCGCCTACCGCCAGCCCGTGACTCGGGCCCGCGTCAGCGCGGTGCGCGGCGTCAACGTCGATGCGGTGATCCGAACCCTGGTGGCGCGCGGCTTGATCACCGAGGCGGGGGCGGACGCCGACACCGGCGCGGTGACGTTCGCGACCACCGAGCTGTTCCTGGAGCGGCTCGGTCTGTCGTCTCTGACCGACCTGCCCGACATCGCCCCGCTGCTGCCCGATGTCGACGTGATTGATGAAATGAGCGAAACCCTGGACAGCGAACCGCGTTTCATGAAGCTTGGCGGTGCGCCGGCGGCCGACCAGCCGCTGGCCTTTGATGTGGATCACCTCTGATGGCGTGGCCGGACGAAGAACAAGACGGCGTGCGCCTGCAGAAGGTGCTGTCGCAGGCCGGGGTCGCTTCGCGGCGGGTCGCCGAGCGGATGATCCGTGACGGCCGGGTCGAGGTGGACGGTCGGGTGGTGACCGAACTGGGCACCAGAGTGGACCCTGCCGCCTCGGTGATCCGAGTCGACGGAGCCCGGGTGACCGTCGATGACACCCGGGTCTACCTGGCGCTGAACAAGCCACGTGGAGTGCATTCGACCATGTCGGACGACCGCGGCCGGCCGTGCATCGGCGACTACGTCGAACACCGAGTTCGCGGTGACGCCAAGCTGTTTCACGTCGGGCGCCTCGATGCCGACACCGAGGGCCTGATGCTGCTGACCAACGACGGCGAACTCGCGCACCGGCTGATGCACCCGTCGTATCAGGTACCCAAGACCTATATCGCCACCGTGGTGGGCACCATCCCCCGCGGTCTAGGCAAGAAGCTGCGCGAGGGTGTCGAACTCGACGACGGCCCGGCGAAGGTCGACGACTTCGCGGTGGTCGACACCGTGCCCGGCAAGTCGCTGGTGCGGGTCACGCTGCACGAAGGCCGCAAGCGGATCGTGCGGCGGATGTTGGCTGCGGTCGGATTTCCGGTCCAGGAGTTGGTGCGCACCGATATCGGCTCGGTGGAGCTGGGGGAGCAGCGTCCCGGCAGCATCCGGGCGTTGACCCGCAAGGAAATCGGCGAGCTCTATGCGGCGGTGGGCCTGTGAGTGCGGGCGGCGCGGCAGTCGTCGCCATCGACGGGCCGGCCGGAACCGGAAAGTCCACCGTCGCAAGGGGATTGGCGGCGGCGCTGGGTTCGAGCTATCTGGACACCGGCGCGATGTACCGGGTCGTGACGCTGGCGGTACTGCGCTCTGGCGTCGCGCTTGATGACATCGACGGCATCGGCGCGGTCGCCCAGGGCGTCGAGGTCTCGGTGGACTCCCAACCCGAGGGAGACCGCGCTTTTCTTGGCGACGAGGATGTTTCGCGAGAGATCCGCGGCGACGAGGTGACCAGCGCGGTATCGGCGGTGGCCGCGGTTCCCGCGGTGCGCACCCGGATGGTCGCGCTGCAGCAGCAGTTGGCCGCCCAAGGCGGCGGCGTGGTGGTGGAAGGCCGCGACGTGGGCACCGTGGTGCTGCCCGACGCCGACGTGAAGATCTTCCTGACCGCTTCGGCCGAGACCCGGGCCCAGCGGCGCAATGACCAGAACATCGCAGCGGGGCTGCGCGACGATTACGCCGGCGTGCTGGCTGACGTGTTGCGCCGCGACGAGTTGGATTCCACGAGGGCGGTATCGCCGTTGCGGCCCGCCGACGACGCGGTGATCGTGGACACCGGAGACATGACCCAGGAGCAGGTGATCGACCATCTGCGTGACCTGGTTGAGCAGCATTGCGGGGCGATCCGATGAGTGACGGAACCTGGGTCGACGAAAGCGACTGGGAGATCGGCGAAGACGGCGGTTTCGACGATCTCGTCGAAGACTCCGGTCCGCCGCCGGTGGTGGCCGTGGTGGGCCGGCCCAACGTCGGCAAGTCGACGTTGGTCAACCGGATCCTGGGCCGGCGTGAAGCGGTGGTGCAGGACCTGCCCGGGGTGACCCGTGACCGGGTGTCCTACGACGCGCTGTGGACCGGCCGGCGCTTCGTGGTGCAGGACACCGGCGGCTGGGAACCCGACGCCAAGGGCCTGCAGCAGTTGGTGGCCGAGCAGGCCGCGGTGGCGATGCGTACCGCCGACGCGGTGATCCTGGTGGTGGACACGGTGGTCGGCGCCACCGCCGGCGACGAGGCCGCCGCGCGGATTCTGCGCCGGTCCGGCAAGCCGGTGTTCTTGGCCGCCAACAAGGTTGACAGTGATCGGGCCGAGGCCGATGCGGCGGCACTGTGGTCGCTGGGGCTGGGCGAGCCGTTCACGGTCAGTGCGCTGCACGGCCGCGGCGTGGCCGACCTGCTGGATGAGGTGATCGCCAAGCTGCCCGAGGTGGCCGAAACCGCCGGCGGCGGAGGCGGTCCACGACGGGTGGCGTTGGTCGGCAAGCCCAACGTGGGCAAGAGTTCGCTGCTGAACCGGTTGGCCGGCGATGAGCGGTCGGTGGTGCACGACGTGGCCGGCACGACCGTCGACCCGGTCGACTCGCTGATCGAGATGGACGGCAAGATCTGGCGTTTCGTCGACACCGCCGGGCTGCGCCGCAAGGTGGGGCAGGCCAGCGGGCACGAGTTCTACGCCTCGGTGCGCACTCACGGGGCAATCGACGCCGCCGAAGTGGTGATCGTGCTGGTCGATTCGTCGTTGCCGCTGACCGAGCAGGATCAGCGGGTGATCTCGATGGTGGTCGAGGCGGGCCGGGCGGTGGTGCTGGCCTACAACAAGTGGGATCTGGTCGATGAGGACCGGCGTTACGTGCTGGACAAAGAGATCGATCGGGACATGGCCCGGCTGGCGTGGGCGCCGCGGGTGAACATTTCGGCGAAAACCGGTCGCGCGGTGCAGAAGTTGGTGCCGGCGCTGGAGACCTCGCTGGCCTCCTGGGACAAGCGGATCTCCACCGGTCAGCTCAACAACTGGCTCAAAGAGGTGGTTGCCGCGACCCCGCCGCCGGCGCGCGGCGGCCGCGCGCCGCGCATCCTGTTCGCCACCCAGGCGACGTCGCGTCCGCCGACGTTCGTGTTGTTCAGCTCGGGATTCCTGGAGGCCGGTTACCGCCGGTTCCTGGAGCGGCGACTGCGCGAGACGTTCGGATTCGAAGGCAGCCCGATCCGCATCAATGTGCGAGTGCGAGAAAAGCGTGGCCCCAAGCGTTCTCGCTGACTTCTTGAGCTAGCCGGACTTAGTCAGCTGGAAGTCCCACTGCCCGACCACCCCGCCCGCCGGTCCTCGACCGCACGGTTCCAGGGTGGCGGTGGTCCATTGGCCGGCCAGCGTCGCCGCGTCGAAGCTGACCGTCTTGGACACCGGCAGCGGGGTGTGATCCACCGGGCAGTCCATGCTGCCCCGCCCGCTGTACTCCCAGCGGCCACCGTTGAGATGAAACTCCGCGTTCTGCAGCCAGCGTTCCGCGTTGACGGTGGTGCAGGTCGCGCCGCACGGGGTGAACGTCCACGTCGCCTCTCGCTGCGACGGGCCGTGCTGGGCGGTGAAGGAGTACGGGCCTGACGGCACCTCCGGGGCGGCCTGAGCCTCCGGCAGTGCTCCGAGGGCGAACAGCAGCCCGCAGACAGCACCAACAGCCCGCTTTCCGGATATGCCGTTCATCGCCTCACCTCTCCGCTGGGCTGCCTTAGCCCTGCGCACGATCAGCGTAGGGTGCTGCAGATGTCGGTATCGCAGATGGTGTTGATCCTGCTGGCAGGGGTGGGCGCCGGGGCGATCAATGCCCTGGTCGGCTCGGGGACACTGATCACCTTCCCGACCCTGGTGACGCTGGGATTTGCCCCGCTTACCGCGACGATCTCCAATGCGATCGGCCTGGTGGCCGGCGGCATCTCCAGCACCTGGGCCTACCGCCGCGAACTGCGCGGTCAGTGGGATCGGCTGCGCTGGCAGATACCGGGATCGCTGCTGGGCGCGGTGCTCGGCGCGTATCTGCTGCTGCACCTGCCCGAGAGCGTGTTCAACCGAATCGTGCCGGCCCTGTTGGTCGGCGCCCTGGCGTTGGTGGTGATCGGGCCGAAGATCCAGGCCGTGGCGCAGCGCCGCGCGGCGGCCGAGGGCCGCTCGACCGACCAGCTCAGCGGTGGCCGGCTGACGGCATTGGTGGTCGGCACCTTCGTCGTCGGTGTGTACGGCGGTTATTTCGCTGCGGCCCAAGGAATTCTGCTGGTCGGTGTGATGGGGGTGCTGCTGCCCGAGTCGATGCAGCGGATGAACGCCGCGAAGAACCTGCTGGTGTTGATCGTCAACGTGGTCGCCGCCGTGGCCTACATCGTGACGGCGTTCGACCGGATCAGTTGGCCGGCAGCCGGATTGATCGCCGTCGGTTCGCTGATCGGGGGATATCTGGGCGGTCACTATGGGCGCCGGTTGTCCCCGAACGCGCTGCGCGTGGTGATCCTGGTGGTCGGTCTGATCGGGCTGTATCGGCTGTTGTCGGTCTAGCCGGTTCAGGCGGGGTTCTGCCTGCGCCACCGCTCCCAGCGGCTGCGCGGTGCCCGGGCCGAGGCCATCACTTCATTCATCGACGCGGCGTGCGGGTGCTCCGGCTGTTCGGGCGCCTTCGGCGTCACCACCGCAGGCTCGCTGCCTTCCCACCAGACCGGTTGCAGCAGTGCCGAAACCACCGGAATAGCGTGCCCGACGCTCTTGCGTCCCCAATGACAGGCTCGGTCGATGGTGGCCGCCGAGGGCGCCAGGTTGACCGGTGACAGCGTGGGGGAGAACCGGACCAGATGGTCGGCGTAGGGCGCGTTGCGCACCATCTGCAACTGGATCGCCTGGGTGATCGGTACCAGCCACAGGTGCTTGGGGTCCCACTGCGGGTGGAAACAGTCGAAGGCCAGATAGCAGGCGTTGCGGGTGCCCAGCCGGCCGTCCCGGACTCGTTTCCAGGCCAGCTCCAGGGGCACATTGCTGGCCGCGCCACCGTCGACCAGTGCGCCGACGTCGTTGTCGGCCAGTAGCGCGTCGAACAGCGGCTCCATGGCCGGGTCTTTGGGCTCGTGATGCAGCACCCCGGGGATCGCCGACGAGAACGACGCTGCGTCAACGACATTGACGTCGCGGTCCGGGTTGTCGCCGCCGATCACGATCGGGGTCACCACCCGCGGGTCGATGAACGCGGCCGTCTGCCACATCCGCGTCGCCACCTGCGGGCCCAGGCCGATCGACAGATACGGGAAGGACCGCAGCTGCAGGCCGGCCAGGCGCTGGTTGCGGTAGCGCCCCGGCAGCGCCGCAAACGGCTGGCGGCGCACGCCGGCCACCACGGCATCGAACGGGATGGCCAGATCCGACATCTTCATGGGCGCGCCGTCGTCGCGGCGGAACATCGCGTCGGCGAAAAGATCGAAGTTCAAGGAGAACACACCGGTCAGGCCGTGGCGGCGGCGCAGCCGCTCGGGCCCCAGGATGGCGCGGAACGACACCGTCTTGGCCCACTCGATGTATTCGTGGATGGGCACCGGCAGGGTGCGGCTGACGACTGAGCCCAGGATGGAACCGAACGAGGACCCGATCAGGTAGTCGGGCACCGCCCCGGATTCCAGTAGGGCTTCCATGCCGCCGATGTAGACGAAGCCGGCGCCGCCTCCACCACCGAGGACGGTGACCAGCTTCTTGTGGCCCACCTCGGCGTCGAGCTCGG
The window above is part of the Mycolicibacter sp. MU0102 genome. Proteins encoded here:
- a CDS encoding sulfite exporter TauE/SafE family protein, which codes for MSVSQMVLILLAGVGAGAINALVGSGTLITFPTLVTLGFAPLTATISNAIGLVAGGISSTWAYRRELRGQWDRLRWQIPGSLLGAVLGAYLLLHLPESVFNRIVPALLVGALALVVIGPKIQAVAQRRAAAEGRSTDQLSGGRLTALVVGTFVVGVYGGYFAAAQGILLVGVMGVLLPESMQRMNAAKNLLVLIVNVVAAVAYIVTAFDRISWPAAGLIAVGSLIGGYLGGHYGRRLSPNALRVVILVVGLIGLYRLLSV
- the scpB gene encoding SMC-Scp complex subunit ScpB yields the protein MSDHMPDSEVAEDFEAPEAPEAADAVEDHDGAEESAGPLGSNLGIDVALAPELEDAELGSVLEALLLVVDTPVAVEALAAATDQPVYRITAKLRTMAEEFTQRDSGIDLREAGGGWRLYTRARFAPYVERLLLDGARSKLTRAALETLAVVAYRQPVTRARVSAVRGVNVDAVIRTLVARGLITEAGADADTGAVTFATTELFLERLGLSSLTDLPDIAPLLPDVDVIDEMSETLDSEPRFMKLGGAPAADQPLAFDVDHL
- a CDS encoding segregation/condensation protein A, with amino-acid sequence MNADTETADAPADSQGFKVRLTNFEGPFDLLLQLIFAHRLDVTEVALHQVTDDFIAYTRDVGAQLELEETTAFLVIAATLLDLKAARLLPAGQVDDEEDLALLEVRDLLFARLLQYRAFKHVAQMFAELEAAALRSYPRAVALEDGYANLLPEVMLGVDAESFAQIAAAAFTPRPVPVVGLEHLHQVMVSVPEQAGVVLRLLEARGTGQWASFTELVADCSMPIEIVGRFLALLELYRARAVAFEQSEPLGVLQVSWTGERPTNEDLVKAESAE
- the der gene encoding ribosome biogenesis GTPase Der, with protein sequence MSDGTWVDESDWEIGEDGGFDDLVEDSGPPPVVAVVGRPNVGKSTLVNRILGRREAVVQDLPGVTRDRVSYDALWTGRRFVVQDTGGWEPDAKGLQQLVAEQAAVAMRTADAVILVVDTVVGATAGDEAAARILRRSGKPVFLAANKVDSDRAEADAAALWSLGLGEPFTVSALHGRGVADLLDEVIAKLPEVAETAGGGGGPRRVALVGKPNVGKSSLLNRLAGDERSVVHDVAGTTVDPVDSLIEMDGKIWRFVDTAGLRRKVGQASGHEFYASVRTHGAIDAAEVVIVLVDSSLPLTEQDQRVISMVVEAGRAVVLAYNKWDLVDEDRRYVLDKEIDRDMARLAWAPRVNISAKTGRAVQKLVPALETSLASWDKRISTGQLNNWLKEVVAATPPPARGGRAPRILFATQATSRPPTFVLFSSGFLEAGYRRFLERRLRETFGFEGSPIRINVRVREKRGPKRSR
- the cmk gene encoding (d)CMP kinase, coding for MSAGGAAVVAIDGPAGTGKSTVARGLAAALGSSYLDTGAMYRVVTLAVLRSGVALDDIDGIGAVAQGVEVSVDSQPEGDRAFLGDEDVSREIRGDEVTSAVSAVAAVPAVRTRMVALQQQLAAQGGGVVVEGRDVGTVVLPDADVKIFLTASAETRAQRRNDQNIAAGLRDDYAGVLADVLRRDELDSTRAVSPLRPADDAVIVDTGDMTQEQVIDHLRDLVEQHCGAIR
- a CDS encoding pseudouridine synthase; the protein is MAWPDEEQDGVRLQKVLSQAGVASRRVAERMIRDGRVEVDGRVVTELGTRVDPAASVIRVDGARVTVDDTRVYLALNKPRGVHSTMSDDRGRPCIGDYVEHRVRGDAKLFHVGRLDADTEGLMLLTNDGELAHRLMHPSYQVPKTYIATVVGTIPRGLGKKLREGVELDDGPAKVDDFAVVDTVPGKSLVRVTLHEGRKRIVRRMLAAVGFPVQELVRTDIGSVELGEQRPGSIRALTRKEIGELYAAVGL
- a CDS encoding patatin-like phospholipase family protein — encoded protein: MPDPTDPIDIPETSGDPAVTDEVVDVVDTGDTILLLQKMENRLIRHTLRRPDVLSAEQLRRLRYLLNFARLDDFEPGAAGPGGARGRGDVSVGAELAGWRAKVADALRGPLREERDPVMALVAARDTLGALTAEQDEQRRLLAERHGNDFSLAELDAEVGHKKLVTVLGGGGGAGFVYIGGMEALLESGAVPDYLIGSSFGSILGSVVSRTLPVPIHEYIEWAKTVSFRAILGPERLRRRHGLTGVFSLNFDLFADAMFRRDDGAPMKMSDLAIPFDAVVAGVRRQPFAALPGRYRNQRLAGLQLRSFPYLSIGLGPQVATRMWQTAAFIDPRVVTPIVIGGDNPDRDVNVVDAASFSSAIPGVLHHEPKDPAMEPLFDALLADNDVGALVDGGAASNVPLELAWKRVRDGRLGTRNACYLAFDCFHPQWDPKHLWLVPITQAIQLQMVRNAPYADHLVRFSPTLSPVNLAPSAATIDRACHWGRKSVGHAIPVVSALLQPVWWEGSEPAVVTPKAPEQPEHPHAASMNEVMASARAPRSRWERWRRQNPA